One genomic segment of Amycolatopsis sp. WQ 127309 includes these proteins:
- a CDS encoding class I SAM-dependent methyltransferase, giving the protein MNPLPGNGLPRAEVPAAFDAGAAAYDRLVGANPGYHRHLRISARRLGLPGRGAGARVLDAGCGTGASTAALLAVAPHARVTAIDASAAMLARARAKTWPETVGFHHTPVEELAGVHGPFDAVFAAYLLRNLADPDTQLKTLHGLLRPGGRIAVHEYSVRDSRRARWVWNAVCGAIVIPAGRLATGDATLYRHLRRSVLAFDGVGELCARLAGAGFTDVRTGTMPGWQRGIVHTVLGTRA; this is encoded by the coding sequence ATGAACCCGCTGCCGGGCAACGGTCTTCCCCGCGCCGAGGTGCCCGCCGCGTTCGACGCCGGGGCCGCCGCCTACGACCGGCTCGTCGGCGCCAACCCCGGCTATCATCGCCACCTGCGCATCTCCGCGCGGCGGCTCGGGCTGCCCGGCCGCGGCGCCGGGGCACGCGTGCTCGACGCGGGCTGCGGCACCGGCGCGTCGACCGCGGCGCTGCTCGCCGTCGCGCCGCACGCGCGCGTCACCGCCATCGACGCGTCCGCCGCGATGCTCGCCCGGGCCCGCGCGAAGACGTGGCCGGAAACGGTCGGGTTCCACCACACCCCCGTCGAGGAGCTGGCGGGGGTCCACGGCCCGTTCGACGCGGTCTTCGCGGCGTACCTCCTGCGCAACCTCGCCGATCCCGACACGCAGCTGAAGACCCTGCACGGCCTGCTGCGCCCGGGCGGCCGCATCGCGGTGCACGAGTACTCGGTGCGGGACTCCCGGCGCGCCCGCTGGGTCTGGAACGCGGTGTGCGGCGCGATCGTGATCCCCGCGGGCCGGCTCGCGACCGGCGACGCCACGCTGTACCGGCACCTGCGCCGCAGCGTGCTGGCCTTCGACGGCGTGGGGGAGCTCTGCGCCCGCCTCGCCGGCGCCGGGTTCACCGACGTCCGCACCGGCACGATGCCGGGCTGGCAGCGCGGGATCGTCCACACCGTGCTGGGGACCCGCGCGTGA
- a CDS encoding FAD-dependent oxidoreductase, with amino-acid sequence MIPGRDRRLETYPAHGGLPDAGLLGRRPRAAVVGGGIAGLTAATGLAERGVEVTVFERERHLGGRAGGWDERLPDGTAVTMSRGFHAFFRQYYNLRALLARTDPGLDRLTEVPDYPLVDRRGRTDTFAGLPLTPPFNALAFALRSPTFTARDLVRLNGPRALPLATVSVPRIYEQLDHVDAATFLTAINFPAAARHLAFEVFSRSFFADPGELSAAELATMFHLYFLGSAEGLLFDVPAEPFPQALWDPLAGYLTGLRAEIRTGVAVSGIRREAAGFRVGGEAYDAVVLACDVPGLQRVLAGSPDLGTPGWRATVEDLRTAPPFLVRRLWLDRPVRADRPAFLGTGGLPPLDNISVLERYEGEARRWARRHRGSVVELHAYAAGADTGRVTREMDERLHRIYPETADAGLIGEVTLVRQDCPLFPVGGFARRPTVGTPEPGLVLAGDAIRVDLPVALMERAATTGWSAANTLLRGWGLLGHPLRSVPNRGRIPLLERLVSGHGFRGNPDDGRQLRTR; translated from the coding sequence GTGATCCCGGGCCGCGACCGCCGGCTGGAGACGTACCCGGCCCACGGCGGGCTCCCCGACGCCGGTCTCCTCGGCCGGCGCCCCCGGGCCGCGGTCGTCGGCGGTGGCATCGCCGGGCTCACCGCGGCGACCGGGCTCGCCGAGCGCGGCGTCGAGGTCACCGTGTTCGAACGCGAGCGGCACCTCGGCGGCCGGGCCGGCGGCTGGGACGAGCGCCTGCCGGACGGCACCGCGGTGACCATGAGCCGCGGGTTCCACGCCTTCTTCCGCCAGTACTACAACCTGCGCGCGTTGCTCGCCCGCACCGACCCCGGCCTCGATCGGCTCACCGAGGTGCCGGACTACCCGCTCGTCGACCGCCGCGGCCGCACCGACACCTTCGCCGGCCTGCCGCTGACACCGCCGTTCAACGCGCTCGCGTTCGCTCTGCGCAGTCCCACCTTCACCGCGCGAGACCTGGTGCGCCTCAACGGACCGCGTGCGCTCCCCCTCGCCACCGTCAGCGTGCCGCGGATCTACGAGCAGCTCGACCACGTCGACGCCGCGACCTTCCTCACGGCCATCAACTTCCCCGCCGCCGCCCGGCACCTGGCCTTCGAAGTGTTCTCCCGCAGCTTCTTCGCCGACCCCGGCGAGCTTTCGGCCGCCGAGCTCGCGACGATGTTCCACCTCTACTTCCTCGGCTCCGCCGAAGGACTCCTGTTCGACGTCCCTGCCGAGCCGTTCCCCCAGGCCCTGTGGGATCCCCTGGCCGGCTACCTCACCGGCCTGCGCGCCGAGATCCGCACCGGCGTCGCGGTGAGCGGCATCCGGCGGGAGGCCGCCGGGTTCCGCGTCGGCGGCGAGGCCTACGACGCCGTGGTGCTGGCCTGTGACGTGCCGGGGCTGCAGCGCGTCCTCGCCGGCTCTCCGGACCTGGGCACCCCGGGGTGGCGCGCCACCGTCGAAGACCTGCGCACGGCACCACCGTTCCTCGTGCGGCGCCTCTGGCTCGATCGGCCGGTCCGGGCCGATCGCCCGGCTTTCCTCGGCACGGGCGGCCTTCCGCCACTGGACAACATCAGCGTCCTCGAGCGGTACGAAGGTGAAGCGCGCCGGTGGGCCCGGCGCCACCGCGGTTCCGTCGTCGAACTGCACGCCTACGCGGCCGGTGCCGACACCGGCCGCGTCACGCGGGAGATGGACGAGCGCCTGCACCGGATCTACCCCGAGACCGCCGACGCCGGCCTGATCGGCGAAGTCACCCTCGTCCGGCAGGACTGCCCGCTGTTCCCCGTCGGCGGCTTCGCGCGCCGGCCCACCGTCGGAACACCCGAGCCCGGCCTGGTCCTCGCCGGCGACGCGATCCGCGTCGACCTGCCCGTGGCGCTCATGGAACGGGCGGCCACCACCGGCTGGAGCGCCGCGAACACCCTGCTGCGGGGCTGGGGCCTGCTGGGGCACCCGCTGCGGTCGGTCCCGAACCGCGGGCGGATCCCCTTGCTCGAACGGCTGGTTTCCGGCCACGGCTTCCGGGGAAATCCCGATGATGGCCGACAACTCCGTACCCGATGA
- a CDS encoding PP2C family protein-serine/threonine phosphatase, with the protein MTVSRTKPAPDGTPAVPDLAQPGIVASLRHRVRAACAEAGIPVEDRARLVLAVTLLAEPVLGTGGTVGFEAVVADGVLTVGVRLPEPLPRLDDLPQPAAASDGGRVTWRLIAGDRPVPAPADDELATRQEMLALTTRADTLAREERALRHELAETNSGVLAMYVELEQRDEQLRHAHARIFQELEDALRPPPPAVPGLELGVCYSPTEPDSPTGGDLYDWFVLPDGHLHVTLVDAVGHGVTSTRDALTVTHAIRTLALEGHPFRDLIAHASQTLAPIAPTLMATVLLARIDPATGDTQLANGGHPEPVLLDTTGDTRFLRPPVVGRGVGFPDPGSPRLVDLNLTPGATLLLYTDGLVESRKDIDEGQARLLDVARAHAGRPATVLPREVVARMHDVVIYADDTVLLAIHRPAADRQR; encoded by the coding sequence GTGACTGTGTCTCGCACGAAACCAGCTCCGGACGGGACACCCGCCGTACCCGACCTGGCACAGCCCGGAATCGTCGCGTCACTGCGCCATCGCGTCCGCGCCGCGTGTGCGGAAGCCGGGATCCCCGTCGAAGACCGGGCCCGGCTGGTCCTGGCGGTCACCCTCCTCGCCGAACCCGTCCTCGGCACCGGCGGAACGGTCGGCTTCGAAGCCGTGGTGGCCGATGGCGTGCTCACCGTCGGCGTCCGGCTGCCGGAGCCGCTGCCGCGTCTCGACGACCTGCCGCAGCCGGCCGCCGCGTCGGACGGCGGCCGCGTCACCTGGCGCCTGATCGCCGGCGATCGCCCGGTCCCGGCGCCGGCCGACGACGAGCTGGCGACCCGGCAGGAGATGCTCGCGCTGACCACCCGCGCGGACACGCTCGCCCGGGAGGAACGCGCGCTCAGGCACGAGCTGGCCGAGACCAACAGCGGCGTGCTCGCCATGTACGTCGAACTGGAACAACGCGACGAACAGCTCCGCCACGCCCACGCCCGGATCTTCCAAGAACTGGAAGACGCCCTGCGGCCCCCGCCCCCCGCTGTCCCGGGACTGGAATTGGGCGTCTGCTACTCCCCGACCGAACCGGACTCCCCCACCGGCGGCGACCTCTACGACTGGTTCGTCCTACCCGACGGCCACCTGCACGTGACACTGGTCGACGCCGTCGGCCACGGCGTCACCTCGACCCGCGACGCCCTCACCGTCACCCACGCCATCCGCACCCTCGCTCTGGAAGGCCACCCCTTCCGGGACCTGATCGCCCACGCCTCCCAGACCCTCGCCCCGATCGCCCCCACCCTCATGGCGACCGTGCTGCTGGCCCGGATCGACCCCGCCACCGGCGACACCCAGCTCGCCAACGGCGGCCACCCCGAACCCGTCCTCCTCGACACCACAGGCGACACACGGTTCCTCCGCCCACCGGTCGTCGGCCGCGGCGTCGGCTTCCCCGACCCCGGCAGCCCGCGCCTCGTCGACCTGAACCTGACGCCGGGCGCCACGCTGCTGCTCTACACCGACGGGCTCGTCGAATCCCGCAAGGACATCGACGAAGGCCAAGCCCGCCTGCTGGACGTCGCCCGCGCGCACGCCGGCCGCCCGGCGACGGTCCTGCCACGCGAGGTCGTCGCCCGGATGCACGACGTCGTCATCTACGCCGACGACACCGTGCTCCTGGCCATCCACCGACCCGCGGCCGACCGGCAGCGTTGA
- a CDS encoding ankyrin repeat domain-containing protein translates to MTEALTDEELGYLRSLFDLARTGDTGRLAAAIAAGVPVNLTNEAGDSLLVLAAYHDHPDTVRALLDAGADTARVNDRGQTALGAAVFRRSERGVTYLLAAGADPALGPRSALDIARFFDLPEMLALLVPHPG, encoded by the coding sequence GTGACCGAAGCACTCACCGATGAGGAACTCGGCTACCTCCGCTCGCTGTTCGACCTCGCCCGCACCGGCGACACCGGACGGCTGGCGGCGGCGATCGCGGCCGGGGTACCGGTGAACCTCACCAACGAGGCCGGCGACTCCCTGCTCGTGCTGGCCGCGTACCACGACCACCCGGACACGGTGCGTGCGCTGCTCGACGCGGGTGCCGACACGGCGCGGGTCAACGACCGGGGCCAGACCGCGCTCGGAGCGGCGGTGTTCCGCCGCTCCGAGCGCGGCGTCACCTATTTGCTGGCCGCGGGCGCCGATCCCGCACTCGGCCCGCGGTCCGCGCTCGACATCGCCCGCTTCTTCGACCTGCCGGAGATGCTGGCCCTGCTCGTCCCGCACCCCGGGTAG